In Candidatus Hamiltonella defensa 5AT (Acyrthosiphon pisum), one genomic interval encodes:
- the folK gene encoding 2-amino-4-hydroxy-6-hydroxymethyldihydropteridine diphosphokinase encodes MSNTRVYIGLGSNLSEPEKQIKSAITALTRLSDRPDTVKISSFYQTKPLGSQDQPNYLNAVVSLDTSLSPETLLDHTQLIELNHGRIREKDRWGPRTMDLDILLYGDQIISTPRLRVPHYGIKDRVFVLYPLSDIAPDLIFPDGESLAQCLAKLRQEDLLDICELSSGLP; translated from the coding sequence ATGTCAAACACCCGGGTTTACATTGGTTTGGGGAGTAATTTATCAGAACCTGAAAAACAGATAAAAAGTGCAATAACCGCTTTAACTCGTTTATCTGATAGGCCTGATACGGTTAAAATTTCGTCGTTTTATCAAACAAAACCACTCGGTTCACAGGATCAGCCAAATTACTTAAACGCAGTGGTTTCACTCGATACCTCACTTTCTCCTGAGACACTTTTAGATCATACACAATTGATTGAACTGAACCATGGACGAATCAGAGAAAAAGATCGGTGGGGACCAAGAACAATGGATTTAGATATTTTATTGTATGGGGATCAAATCATCAGTACTCCGCGTTTGAGGGTTCCTCACTATGGGATAAAAGATCGTGTATTTGTACTTTATCCATTATCAGATATTGCTCCTGATCTGATCTTTCCTGATGGTGAATCTTTAGCTCAATGTTTAGCTAAATTGAGGCAAGAGGATTTATTGGATATTTGTGAATTGTCCTCGGGGCTGCCCTAA
- a CDS encoding efflux RND transporter periplasmic adaptor subunit has protein sequence MNKNREILTLATVFMLSVSLLMTGCDNNKHPPKHTHPQMPEVGVIILKAQSLNMTSELPGRTSAFRIVEVRPQVNGIILKRHYVEGSDVTEGAPLYEINAATYKAAYDSAQGDLAKAQANAKIARLTLKRYKSLHGKHYISQQDYDQALLSSMRADAEILSAKAALEKATIHLSYTKIIAPMSGRSGKSSVTEGALVTDAQINPLTTIQQIDPMYVNLTQSSGDFLRLQQELASGQLKHENGKTKVKLLLESGIEYPEIGTLEFSDITVNQTTGSITIRAVFPNPHKLLLPGMFVRARLDEGIKSDALLVPQQGVTRDPEGQATAMVVDKNDKVELRKLKTAQAIGHQWLVTSGLQPGDRVIVTGLQKIAQGMQVKVQEES, from the coding sequence ATGAATAAAAATAGAGAAATTTTAACTCTAGCAACGGTTTTTATGCTCTCAGTGAGTTTGCTGATGACAGGATGTGATAATAACAAACATCCTCCTAAACATACTCATCCACAAATGCCTGAAGTGGGTGTGATTATTTTGAAAGCGCAATCTCTTAATATGACTAGTGAGCTCCCTGGTCGTACATCTGCATTTCGAATTGTGGAAGTTCGGCCACAGGTTAACGGGATAATATTAAAACGACATTATGTAGAAGGCAGTGATGTCACTGAGGGTGCCCCATTATATGAAATCAATGCAGCCACTTATAAAGCAGCCTATGACAGTGCTCAGGGTGATTTAGCAAAAGCGCAAGCAAATGCCAAAATCGCCAGGCTCACCTTAAAACGCTATAAAAGTTTACATGGCAAGCATTACATTAGCCAACAAGATTACGATCAAGCATTACTCTCTTCGATGCGCGCCGATGCAGAGATTCTTAGCGCAAAAGCTGCCCTGGAAAAAGCAACCATTCATCTTTCATATACTAAAATTATCGCCCCTATGAGCGGTCGTAGTGGAAAGTCATCTGTGACGGAAGGTGCATTAGTAACAGACGCTCAAATCAATCCTTTAACTACCATTCAGCAGATTGATCCTATGTATGTCAATTTAACGCAATCGAGCGGGGATTTTTTACGTTTACAACAGGAACTAGCGAGTGGCCAATTAAAACATGAAAACGGAAAAACAAAGGTAAAGTTATTATTAGAAAGTGGCATTGAATATCCTGAAATAGGCACTTTAGAATTTTCAGATATTACAGTTAATCAAACGACGGGATCTATTACAATCCGAGCTGTTTTTCCTAATCCTCATAAATTGTTATTGCCTGGGATGTTTGTTCGTGCCCGTTTAGACGAAGGTATAAAAAGTGACGCTTTGTTGGTACCACAGCAGGGAGTGACTCGTGATCCAGAGGGTCAAGCAACCGCCATGGTGGTGGATAAAAACGATAAAGTAGAGCTACGTAAGCTCAAAACAGCGCAAGCGATCGGTCATCAATGGCTTGTGACTTCTGGTTTACAGCCAGGCGATCGCGTTATTGTCACCGGTTTACAAAAAATTGCCCAAGGGATGCAAGTCAAAGTGCAAGAAGAATCTTGA
- a CDS encoding efflux RND transporter permease subunit produces MANFFIERPIFAWVIALIVMFLGALAITKLPVAQYPAVAPPTILIVANYPGADATTVQNTVTQVIEQNMNSIDNLLYMSSNSDSSGNANITLTFNLGTDPDIAQVQVQNKLQRVMPALPQEVQKQGVIVEKSTGNFLMFLAFISENGSMKQEEIADYVASHLKDPLSRINGVGDVQLFGAQHAMRIWLDPYKLNDFKLTPLDVMNAIQAENNQVAAGELGSAPTIAGQQLNASIVAQTRLTSAKEFSQILLKANPDGSQVRLKDVANVELGAEGYKLNTLYNGKPATGVGIKLATGANALEASNALKEELIKLEPSFPAGFKVVHPYDTTPFIKISIQEVIKTLLEAIVLVFLVMYLFLQNFRATLIPTIAVPVVLLGTFGVLSVLGYSINTLTMFGMVLAIGLLVDDAIVVVENVERVMHEDGLSPKEASKKSMQQIQGALVGIALVLSSVFIPIAFLEGSTGEIYRQFSVTIVSAMVLSVLVALILTPALCATILKPIDKDKKNKVSAFLGWFNHIFEKSSHHYTYSVKHILKGTGRYLIIYLFIVIGMCVLFLRLPTSFLPEEDQGVFVTMVQLPVGASQERTDKVLSQVTDYFLTQEKDVIKSVLTLSGFGFNGQGQNMGLVFISLNDWSQRTEKKDTVSAVVARASRAFSQIKDGLVFAFNLPPITELGVATGFDFELLDQRNLGHQKLTQARNQLLAMAAQHRDVLVNMRPSGMEDSPQFKIEVDKEKARVLGLSLSDINTTLGSAFAGIYVNDFIDAGRVKKVFVQGAAPFRMLPEDINHWYVRNNQGQMVPFSSFSTTQWKYNSPRLERYNGFPSMKIQGQAAPGKSTGEAMALMQELAKKLPNGIGYDWTGVSFQERMSANQSLFLYAISLIFVFLCLAALYESWSIPFSVIMVVPVGVLGSLLAAYLGGLDNDVYFQVSLLTTIGLSAKNAILIIEFSKNLIQKEGKGLIEATLSAVRMRLRPILMTSLAFMLGVLPLAMSHGAGSGAQHALGVGVIGGMIASTVLAIYFVPVFFVVFLRRFGQKTHLGIQHSDKN; encoded by the coding sequence ATGGCTAATTTTTTTATAGAGCGCCCTATTTTTGCTTGGGTTATCGCCCTCATCGTGATGTTTCTGGGTGCATTAGCGATCACAAAATTGCCCGTAGCTCAGTACCCTGCGGTGGCTCCTCCTACTATTTTAATCGTGGCGAATTACCCTGGAGCAGATGCCACAACGGTACAAAATACGGTGACTCAGGTTATTGAACAAAATATGAATAGTATCGATAACCTGCTTTATATGTCTTCTAACAGTGATTCTTCTGGAAATGCCAACATTACTCTGACTTTTAACCTGGGAACGGATCCTGATATTGCTCAGGTACAGGTTCAGAATAAATTACAAAGAGTGATGCCAGCTTTACCGCAAGAGGTTCAAAAACAAGGTGTTATAGTAGAAAAATCCACAGGAAATTTTTTAATGTTTCTTGCTTTTATCTCAGAAAATGGATCGATGAAACAAGAAGAAATAGCAGACTATGTGGCTTCTCATTTAAAAGATCCGCTCAGTCGAATAAACGGTGTCGGTGACGTGCAACTTTTTGGCGCACAGCACGCGATGCGTATCTGGTTGGATCCCTATAAATTAAATGATTTCAAGCTCACTCCGCTTGATGTGATGAACGCCATTCAAGCAGAAAATAACCAGGTTGCGGCAGGAGAGTTAGGTTCAGCACCTACTATTGCTGGGCAACAACTCAATGCTTCGATTGTTGCTCAAACCCGTTTGACTTCTGCAAAAGAATTTTCTCAGATTTTACTTAAAGCCAATCCTGACGGTTCTCAAGTACGCTTAAAAGATGTCGCGAACGTTGAACTTGGTGCAGAAGGTTATAAACTTAACACTCTTTACAATGGAAAGCCGGCTACTGGTGTGGGCATCAAACTTGCTACGGGCGCAAACGCTCTAGAAGCCTCTAATGCACTAAAAGAAGAGTTGATCAAACTTGAGCCTTCGTTTCCTGCTGGTTTTAAAGTCGTCCATCCGTATGATACGACTCCCTTTATTAAAATATCGATTCAAGAAGTGATTAAGACTTTGTTAGAGGCGATTGTCCTGGTTTTCCTGGTGATGTATCTCTTTCTTCAAAATTTCAGAGCGACATTGATACCGACGATTGCGGTTCCGGTTGTGTTACTGGGCACATTTGGCGTTCTTTCAGTATTGGGTTATTCCATCAATACGTTAACGATGTTCGGAATGGTGCTCGCCATCGGTCTATTGGTGGACGATGCCATAGTTGTCGTTGAAAATGTGGAACGGGTGATGCACGAAGACGGGCTTTCACCTAAAGAAGCCTCTAAGAAATCGATGCAACAAATTCAGGGGGCCTTGGTAGGGATAGCGTTAGTTTTGTCTTCGGTATTTATTCCAATAGCTTTTTTAGAAGGTTCGACTGGGGAAATTTATCGTCAGTTTTCTGTCACCATTGTTTCCGCCATGGTGTTATCGGTTTTGGTGGCTTTGATCCTCACCCCTGCATTATGTGCCACTATTCTTAAGCCTATTGATAAAGATAAAAAAAATAAAGTCAGCGCATTCTTGGGCTGGTTTAATCATATTTTTGAAAAAAGCAGCCATCATTATACTTATAGTGTGAAGCATATTTTAAAAGGGACAGGTCGTTACTTGATAATATATCTGTTTATTGTGATTGGTATGTGTGTTTTGTTTCTGCGTTTACCGACCTCCTTTTTACCAGAGGAAGATCAGGGTGTTTTTGTGACGATGGTTCAGCTCCCTGTCGGCGCCAGTCAAGAAAGAACAGATAAAGTGCTCTCACAAGTCACTGATTATTTTTTAACTCAAGAAAAAGATGTGATTAAGTCTGTCTTGACTTTGAGTGGTTTTGGTTTTAATGGACAGGGTCAAAATATGGGCCTTGTATTTATTAGTTTAAACGATTGGAGTCAACGTACTGAGAAAAAAGATACCGTCTCGGCTGTTGTAGCGCGTGCATCTAGAGCTTTTTCACAAATCAAGGATGGGCTGGTGTTCGCTTTTAATTTGCCCCCAATAACTGAATTGGGTGTTGCGACTGGTTTTGACTTTGAATTACTTGACCAAAGAAATTTAGGCCACCAAAAGTTAACCCAAGCGCGTAATCAATTATTGGCGATGGCAGCTCAACATCGAGATGTATTAGTTAATATGCGCCCCAGTGGAATGGAAGACAGCCCGCAGTTTAAAATTGAAGTGGATAAAGAAAAGGCACGAGTCCTTGGACTTTCTCTTTCTGATATTAATACGACACTAGGTTCTGCATTCGCTGGGATCTATGTAAACGATTTTATTGATGCGGGGCGAGTCAAAAAAGTGTTTGTTCAAGGCGCCGCTCCTTTTCGAATGTTGCCAGAGGATATTAACCATTGGTATGTTCGTAATAACCAAGGTCAAATGGTGCCATTTTCTTCTTTTTCTACCACTCAATGGAAATATAATTCACCCCGTTTAGAACGTTATAATGGCTTTCCATCAATGAAAATTCAAGGTCAAGCGGCGCCTGGTAAAAGCACAGGGGAAGCCATGGCATTGATGCAAGAGCTCGCAAAAAAACTTCCGAATGGTATTGGTTATGATTGGACAGGCGTCTCTTTTCAGGAGCGTATGTCTGCTAATCAATCTCTGTTTTTATATGCCATTTCCCTGATCTTTGTCTTTTTATGCCTGGCCGCGCTCTATGAGAGTTGGTCAATTCCTTTTTCAGTGATAATGGTTGTACCTGTTGGGGTCCTGGGGTCACTATTAGCCGCTTATTTAGGTGGTTTGGACAACGATGTTTATTTTCAGGTCAGCTTGTTAACCACTATTGGTTTATCGGCTAAAAATGCGATTTTAATTATTGAGTTTTCAAAAAATTTAATTCAAAAAGAAGGGAAAGGTCTGATAGAAGCCACGTTATCTGCTGTTCGAATGCGTTTACGTCCGATTTTGATGACCTCTTTAGCATTCATGTTGGGTGTTTTACCTCTGGCGATGAGCCATGGGGCGGGCTCAGGAGCACAACATGCCCTTGGTGTTGGGGTGATTGGCGGTATGATAGCCTCTACCGTTTTAGCCATTTATTTTGTTCCGGTGTTTTTTGTGGTTTTTTTGCGTCGATTTGGTCAAAAAACGCACCTTGGTATTCAACATTCAGATAAAAACTGA
- a CDS encoding HHA domain-containing protein has product MTKKKYLMRLRKCTTLQTLERVIEKNKYELPDDELELFYSAADHRLAELTMNKLYDKIPPSVWQHVK; this is encoded by the coding sequence ATGACGAAAAAAAAGTATCTGATGCGTTTAAGAAAATGTACAACCCTTCAGACTTTAGAGCGTGTCATCGAAAAGAATAAGTATGAACTTCCTGATGATGAACTTGAATTATTTTATTCTGCGGCTGATCATCGTTTAGCTGAACTGACCATGAATAAACTCTACGATAAAATCCCTCCATCAGTGTGGCAACATGTTAAATAA
- the folA gene encoding type 3 dihydrofolate reductase, with protein MIISLIAAMAQNRVIGLNNKMPWHLPLDFAWFKKNTLHKPVIMGRKTFDSLGRALPGRMNIVMTRQGIASPGVIGVSSMEKALKAAQDAPEVMVIGGAEIYRQFLPQANRLYLTEVLKNIQGDTYFPEYEQQQWEMVFQESHSPDNSHLYSFSFQILHRVR; from the coding sequence ATGATCATCAGTTTAATTGCCGCCATGGCTCAGAATCGTGTGATTGGCTTGAATAATAAGATGCCATGGCATCTCCCTCTTGATTTTGCGTGGTTTAAAAAAAATACCCTTCACAAACCTGTTATTATGGGGCGTAAAACTTTCGACTCTCTAGGGCGAGCTTTGCCTGGGCGGATGAATATTGTGATGACCCGCCAAGGGATTGCCTCTCCAGGAGTGATAGGGGTTTCTTCGATGGAAAAAGCATTAAAAGCGGCTCAGGATGCCCCTGAAGTCATGGTGATTGGAGGCGCTGAAATTTATCGTCAATTTTTACCTCAAGCGAATCGTCTTTACCTCACTGAGGTTTTAAAAAATATCCAAGGTGATACTTATTTTCCTGAATATGAACAACAACAGTGGGAAATGGTATTTCAAGAATCTCATTCTCCCGATAATAGTCATCTTTATTCTTTTTCCTTTCAAATTTTGCACAGAGTAAGATGA
- the mutS gene encoding DNA mismatch repair protein MutS, with product MDSINKCESHTPMMQQYLRLKSEHPEVFLFYRMGDFYELFYDDAKRASRLLDISLTQRGQSAGTPIPMAGVPYHVIDNYLAKLVQLGESAAICEQVGDPSTSKGPVERKVVRIVTPGTISDEALLQEKQDNLLAAVWQDKQGLGYATLDISSGRFRAMEPKDLEALKTELQRTHPSELLYPETFELIDLIESRQGLRRRPLWEFELETARQQLNLQFGTQDLTGFGVEQAHLALRAAGCLLQYVKDTQRTSLPHIRELILQHEEDNVTIDAASRRNLELTENLSGGTENTLASILDCTVTSMGSRMLKRWLHMPITDMSTLHHRQEAIRVLQHVASDLKPLLRKVGDLERILARLALRTARPRDLARMRLAFEQLPEIHDVLNTCKSQHLKKLLSEIGQFDALLDLLRRAIVDVPPVLIRDGGVIATGYNEELDKWRALSDGAHDYLNELEIRERHELKLDTLKVGFNAIHGYYIQVSRAQSHLIPAHYARRQTLKNVERYIIPELKEYEDKVLTSKGKALSIEKDLYEEIFDLLLPHIASLQTSSTALAELDVLSNLAERADTLNYVCPVLTEKSVIEITGGRHPVVEQVSKQPFIANPISLSPERRMLIITGPNMGGKSTYMRQTALIVLLAHIGSFVPADKAIIGSVDRIFTRIGAADDLASGRSTFMVEMTETANILHNATEKSLVLMDEIGRGTSTYDGLSLAWACAENLSIHIKSMTLFATHYFELTSLPEKINGIVNVHLQALEQGDEIAFMHSVHEGAASKSYGLAVAALAGVPKKVIDRARQRLEELEFTLEENGHTKPSLPASKPVFEKESTDHPVIRKLKTLKPDTMTPYDALQWIYYLQKMF from the coding sequence ATGGACAGTATCAATAAATGTGAATCTCATACCCCAATGATGCAGCAATACCTACGGCTTAAATCTGAACATCCAGAGGTATTTTTGTTTTATCGAATGGGCGATTTTTATGAATTGTTTTATGACGATGCCAAACGCGCTTCCAGATTACTGGATATTTCATTGACTCAACGCGGGCAATCTGCAGGCACACCTATTCCCATGGCAGGCGTGCCCTATCATGTCATCGATAATTATTTAGCAAAACTTGTTCAATTAGGTGAATCTGCGGCTATTTGTGAACAGGTAGGAGATCCTTCAACGAGCAAAGGGCCTGTTGAACGCAAGGTCGTTCGTATCGTGACGCCTGGCACCATCAGTGATGAAGCATTATTGCAGGAGAAACAAGATAATTTGCTGGCCGCTGTCTGGCAAGACAAACAAGGTTTGGGTTATGCCACCTTAGATATCAGTTCAGGGCGCTTTCGAGCAATGGAACCAAAAGACCTCGAAGCCTTAAAAACCGAATTACAACGTACTCATCCCTCTGAATTACTCTATCCCGAAACCTTTGAGCTCATTGATTTGATTGAATCCCGTCAAGGTTTGCGTCGCCGCCCTTTATGGGAATTTGAGCTCGAAACGGCCCGTCAACAGCTCAATCTACAATTTGGTACACAAGATTTAACGGGCTTTGGTGTAGAACAGGCACATTTGGCTTTAAGAGCAGCAGGCTGCTTACTGCAATATGTCAAAGATACACAACGTACTTCGTTACCTCACATCAGAGAACTGATCCTGCAACACGAGGAAGACAATGTCACCATAGATGCTGCCAGCAGGCGTAATTTAGAATTAACTGAAAATTTATCAGGGGGTACAGAAAATACGCTGGCCAGTATTTTGGATTGTACGGTGACGTCTATGGGGAGTCGAATGTTAAAGCGTTGGCTTCATATGCCCATAACAGATATGAGCACACTGCATCATCGACAAGAAGCCATCAGGGTATTACAGCATGTGGCTTCTGATTTAAAACCGCTTTTACGTAAAGTCGGTGATTTAGAACGTATTCTTGCCCGGCTCGCATTGCGTACCGCACGGCCAAGAGATTTAGCCAGAATGCGCTTGGCTTTTGAGCAGTTACCTGAAATTCATGACGTATTAAATACGTGTAAATCTCAACATTTAAAAAAATTGTTATCTGAAATAGGTCAATTTGATGCATTACTTGATTTACTGCGGCGAGCGATAGTAGACGTTCCCCCTGTATTAATACGGGATGGAGGCGTTATTGCCACAGGATATAACGAAGAATTAGATAAATGGCGCGCACTATCTGATGGCGCTCATGATTATTTAAATGAACTCGAAATACGTGAGCGTCATGAGTTAAAACTAGATACCCTAAAAGTAGGATTTAACGCCATACATGGCTACTATATTCAGGTGAGTCGTGCCCAAAGTCATTTGATTCCCGCTCATTATGCTCGGCGTCAAACACTGAAAAACGTCGAACGCTACATCATTCCTGAATTAAAAGAATATGAAGATAAGGTGCTCACCTCCAAAGGAAAGGCATTAAGCATAGAAAAAGATCTCTATGAAGAAATTTTTGATTTGTTGCTACCTCATATTGCCTCATTACAAACGAGTTCTACCGCGCTGGCTGAATTAGATGTGCTTTCTAATCTGGCTGAAAGAGCAGATACACTCAACTATGTTTGCCCTGTTTTGACTGAAAAATCCGTGATTGAAATTACGGGTGGGCGCCATCCAGTGGTAGAGCAGGTTTCAAAACAACCTTTTATTGCCAACCCCATTTCTTTGTCTCCTGAGCGCCGGATGTTGATCATCACAGGTCCTAACATGGGTGGGAAAAGTACTTATATGCGCCAAACGGCACTGATTGTATTGTTGGCACACATCGGAAGTTTTGTACCCGCTGACAAAGCCATCATTGGATCCGTTGATCGTATTTTTACTCGTATTGGCGCGGCAGATGATCTGGCTTCAGGCCGTTCTACCTTTATGGTTGAAATGACCGAAACCGCGAATATTTTACATAATGCCACGGAGAAAAGTTTGGTCTTGATGGATGAAATCGGGCGGGGGACTTCCACCTATGATGGCCTTTCTCTGGCTTGGGCTTGTGCCGAAAATTTGTCTATCCACATTAAATCCATGACGCTTTTTGCCACTCATTATTTTGAATTGACAAGCTTACCAGAAAAAATCAACGGCATAGTGAACGTTCATCTTCAAGCTTTGGAGCAAGGAGATGAGATTGCGTTTATGCATTCTGTTCATGAAGGTGCTGCAAGCAAAAGTTATGGTTTAGCCGTCGCTGCTTTAGCGGGCGTGCCAAAGAAAGTCATCGATAGGGCTCGTCAAAGATTAGAGGAGCTGGAATTTACTTTAGAAGAGAACGGGCATACGAAACCATCCCTCCCTGCTTCAAAGCCTGTTTTTGAAAAAGAGTCTACGGATCATCCTGTTATTCGTAAATTAAAAACCTTAAAGCCAGATACGATGACACCGTATGATGCATTACAGTGGATATATTATTTACAAAAGATGTTTTAA
- a CDS encoding ATP-binding protein: MTQYSFRARMMILMLSPTVLLGLLLSAFFMMHRYHELEKQVIHAGTYIIQSLAVVSEYAMTYQNKEFARRLIYRQHRQHSSIVKSIAIFNTDNTLFVTSNSDYYSLRLPKNTPIPTKLMRTHLKNSLILRMPITSEHHLVRLLGYHLPVNNRQEPVLGYIAIDLDLQATRLQQRKECLILGVFLSFAFCMATLFIYRLKIIGQATSDLRKTLAKMEIQHIELEMTKKKVQEDSHMKSEFLANISHELRTPLNSVIGFARQTLKTSLTPTQTDYIKTMKQSAHNLLSIINDVLDFSKLNAKKLILDHIPFQLRKNVDEVMILLAHSAHEKGLELILKIHHDVPDWVMGDPMRFQQIITNLLGNAIKFTEKGHIIVQVALIAKKEASIHLLVEIQDTGKGIAPEQQAELFQAFIQTDASISRCHGGTGLGLAITRKLVQAMQGEINFDSQVNQGSTFRFNIKLDLNQQITDLPLPMDILAGKQLAYIESNSVVAKASLDILNMTPLKVTYAASFMGLPKQNYDFGLLGVPIPVRDNMAEHNDQLMTAMALADEIILALPSQSHVDSEQLKQLGAKGCLIKPISARRLFPLLLEKKTFKKNAPSEFLPTASTYLSNRLAFRVMAVDDNPANLKLIGTLLEPLVDKIILCSNGEEALSIATQTQLDVILIDIQMSKMDGIRTSELIHQLPLHRNTPIIAVTAYTTQGQNELLLASGITDYLTKPINENCLIQAISRYSKKMVSHSPAIFVGGKIPPVSLDWDLALKQAAYKKDLACDLLKMLLELLPDVKKRVQEILALGDKTINAEEEANILSVIHQLHGSAAYSGLPQLQKICGVLEKELHKKTLVKDLQAEWFELLDEIENVTIAAEAHLSQFLS, encoded by the coding sequence ATGACTCAATACAGTTTTCGTGCCCGAATGATGATCTTAATGCTCTCTCCTACGGTTTTGCTTGGGCTGCTGCTCAGCGCCTTTTTTATGATGCATCGCTATCATGAATTAGAAAAACAGGTGATTCATGCAGGCACTTATATTATTCAATCCTTAGCTGTTGTCAGCGAATACGCCATGACATATCAAAACAAGGAGTTTGCCCGGCGGCTGATTTATAGGCAACATCGTCAACATTCAAGTATCGTCAAATCTATCGCCATTTTTAATACAGACAACACGCTTTTTGTGACTTCAAATTCTGATTATTATTCCTTAAGGCTTCCTAAAAATACCCCTATTCCAACAAAGCTGATGCGCACTCATTTGAAAAATTCCTTAATTTTACGAATGCCCATTACTTCTGAGCATCATTTGGTCCGCTTGTTAGGATATCATTTGCCTGTAAATAATAGACAGGAACCCGTTTTGGGGTATATCGCCATCGATCTCGATTTACAGGCCACACGCTTACAACAACGGAAGGAATGTCTGATTTTGGGGGTGTTCTTGAGTTTTGCTTTCTGTATGGCCACATTATTTATTTATCGTTTGAAAATCATCGGTCAAGCCACTTCAGATTTACGCAAAACCCTGGCAAAAATGGAAATTCAACATATAGAGTTGGAAATGACCAAGAAAAAAGTGCAGGAAGACTCTCACATGAAATCAGAGTTTTTGGCCAATATATCGCATGAATTGAGGACGCCTCTCAATAGTGTCATAGGTTTCGCCCGACAAACACTCAAAACTTCTTTGACGCCCACTCAGACCGATTATATTAAAACGATGAAACAATCTGCTCATAATTTATTGTCTATTATCAACGATGTATTAGATTTTTCGAAATTGAACGCAAAAAAACTCATTTTAGATCATATTCCTTTTCAATTGAGGAAAAATGTAGATGAAGTGATGATTTTGCTGGCTCACAGTGCCCATGAAAAAGGCTTGGAATTAATTCTAAAAATACATCATGATGTACCCGATTGGGTGATGGGAGATCCAATGAGATTTCAGCAAATCATCACCAATTTATTAGGTAATGCGATTAAATTTACAGAAAAGGGCCATATTATTGTTCAGGTCGCTTTAATTGCAAAAAAAGAGGCGAGCATCCACTTGCTGGTGGAAATCCAGGATACTGGAAAGGGGATCGCCCCTGAACAGCAGGCAGAATTATTTCAGGCTTTTATACAAACGGATGCGAGTATTTCTCGTTGCCACGGTGGAACAGGTTTAGGTCTTGCTATCACAAGAAAACTTGTCCAGGCAATGCAGGGGGAGATCAATTTTGACAGTCAAGTCAATCAGGGGTCTACGTTTAGATTTAATATTAAGCTCGATTTGAATCAACAGATCACAGATCTTCCTCTCCCTATGGATATTTTAGCTGGAAAACAACTGGCTTATATTGAATCCAATTCTGTTGTTGCCAAAGCTTCGCTTGATATTTTGAATATGACCCCATTAAAAGTGACTTATGCCGCTTCTTTTATGGGGTTGCCAAAGCAAAATTACGATTTTGGGCTGCTCGGTGTTCCCATTCCTGTTCGCGATAATATGGCGGAGCACAACGATCAATTAATGACCGCCATGGCACTGGCGGACGAAATTATTTTGGCATTGCCCAGTCAATCGCATGTAGATTCAGAACAATTGAAACAGCTCGGTGCCAAAGGATGCCTTATCAAACCCATTTCGGCTCGTCGATTGTTTCCTTTGTTGCTCGAAAAAAAAACGTTTAAAAAAAATGCGCCCTCTGAGTTTTTGCCAACAGCTTCAACATATTTATCTAACCGCTTAGCTTTTCGAGTGATGGCGGTGGACGATAATCCCGCAAATTTAAAATTAATCGGCACTTTACTTGAACCATTAGTAGATAAAATCATTTTGTGCAGCAACGGAGAAGAAGCATTGTCTATAGCGACTCAAACTCAGCTTGATGTGATTCTGATAGATATTCAGATGTCAAAAATGGATGGGATCCGAACCAGTGAGCTGATACATCAATTGCCTTTACATCGAAATACTCCCATCATTGCCGTGACAGCCTATACCACACAGGGGCAGAACGAGCTGTTATTAGCCTCGGGGATAACAGATTATTTAACAAAACCTATTAATGAAAACTGTCTGATTCAAGCAATTTCACGCTATAGCAAAAAAATGGTATCTCACAGCCCTGCCATTTTTGTGGGCGGAAAAATACCACCTGTTTCACTAGACTGGGATCTGGCATTGAAACAAGCCGCTTATAAAAAAGATTTGGCCTGTGATCTCTTGAAAATGCTTTTAGAACTGCTTCCTGATGTTAAAAAACGAGTTCAGGAAATTTTGGCTCTGGGGGATAAGACAATAAACGCTGAGGAAGAAGCGAATATATTATCTGTTATCCACCAGCTTCATGGCAGCGCGGCTTATAGCGGGTTGCCTCAGCTGCAAAAAATTTGTGGTGTCCTTGAAAAGGAATTACATAAAAAAACCCTTGTTAAAGATTTACAGGCGGAGTGGTTTGAATTATTAGATGAGATAGAAAACGTAACTATTGCCGCCGAAGCGCATTTGTCTCAATTTTTGAGTTAA